ttgaaatgataattaaaactaattttctttgttagagaagtaatttcaaaaactcgtgcttcgggtttcatcaggtttccaaacgctcgaaaacaataaaaccactcggcctgcggcctcgtggtttcaaatgttttctcgcgtttggaaacctgatgaaaccctcgcactcgtttttgaaatagtacATCATTTTCTCGCATcgttcatcatattttgtaaatGTTCTCATTCACTATCCAGGCTTCATCCTACGAAATGATTCGCAATCTTACGATTAAAACTTTTCTTCACTTTGGTTAAAACTCTTCTTCTCTTTGattaataattgttaactagatTAGGTGTGCTGTTTGCAGAATGGCGAACAAATTAGTATTGGTACTGCTTTTCTTGCTATCAAATTTACTTGGCACAAAGCTCAAATGGAGCCAAACTGACGAAATGTTGACAAACAGTGCTTATAACTTCACTTCGGTTAATAATTCTTAACTAGATTAGATGAACTGTTTGCAGAATGGCGAACAAATTAGTATTGGTACTGCTTTTCTTGCCATCAAATTTACTTGGTACAAACCTCAAATGGAGCCAAACTAACGAAATTTTGAGAAACGGTCTTATAACTAATTCTGCTCAatgattttcaattttaaaaaaggccaAGAGACAACAGTGACCCAAATGACTTATTACAAGAATTATCATTCAAACTCTACTTGTTTATTGATTTTAACCCACTGAGTTCCAGACCCTGATTCTCAGACCACCCCCTGAAATTCAGGGAAAATGGCTGCCCCAATGAAAAAAAAGACCACTGAACAAATGTTGAAAGAATTTAGTGTCTTCCTAACAACATATTGGACTGAAACTTTGCAAAATTAATGACAATACTATCAGGCTTACTCAGGGCAATTTACTTTGTAAATTAAGCGCTTCATACtccaaagaaaaaattcctaAAGTTGAAGATGTGTTTCTCATGTTGTCATCCCAGGGCAAAAGAGCAAAGCTATCAAGGTCGTCTAAAagaatttcaaactttttgctGACATATTTGCTGTCAATTGCAACCTAAATTAACATCAACTACCAAAGCTTTAAGGCTGAGgggcaaaagaaacaaaatcaaTTTGCAATAACTTGTGGGGGAAAGTTTGCTCACAGTGTTTGAATTTGAATAGCGCGCCATTACTGACATCACAACACGTCATGAGTAGCTAGTACACAACTCTCTCCCTCTTGTCTCAAAGATTCCACAACCTATTCCACAATAAATCTTATCCTTTTTGCTACTAtaatctttaaattttttaggttttggttgttaaaaaaaaccagGTTTCCCCACAAAACTCTTGATTTCAAATGTCATCACTAAATGACTGTGAAGCGAAGGTCGAAAATACATCAAACTACAATGCTATATAAATTGAGATTCTAAAAGCATAAATACTTAGAAACTACAAAATTCTATCGATAGAACAGTTTTCATTAATATTAGCAAGTTTCTAAGAATGCCACTCGATAAAACAAGGTCTATCGCCACGCATATCGCGGCACAAAGGTACAGCACACTGTTCACATCCGTATGATGTTTCGAATGTGCGGCCGTCATTTCTCATTCTTCCGGCCTTCGCACACATCTTGCAAGCCCGTTTTCTGCCCTGTATTTTCCCGAGACGGTGTCCACCAACATTTTGCTCCATCGTGAAGGTACTGACTGCACGTTGTCCGGAGCTGGAAGGACGCTTGTAGCCATTGAAACCAGCGATGAGCAAACGGGCCAACTCGCGGCGAAAGGATAGTTGTTGACGACCACGGCCTGCCAACTTTTCCAAAATGAATGCATTGACGATCGCCAAGTCGATAAAAAACCAGAAGAGATACTTCCACCATTTCTTCGATGTTGTGCCAGGTGTGTAGTAACTCCGGTATTGGTCGTTCACGTCGACGCCGTTCATGCCAGAGTTGTAAACATTGGTTTTTGCTTTGCGTCATCAGGCACAACTCTCTTCATTCGGCCTCGCATGTTTCTCTGTTGGACTGCATGAATTTCATTTTCAGGTGGAACATTAGTGCTCAGCATTGAGACAACACGTTTGTCTCTCCACAAAGTTACCACTAAGTTCCCACTTTGGCGAGTTCGAATCTCACCGCTAACCAACTTCATCCGCTTCAAATCAGCTGGAAGGTCGCGTCGGTGAAGGCGAACAGTGCCGCAAGCGTAGCTGTTTCGTTCGTGGAGCGATTTCACTAAATCCACGGACGTAAAGAagttttcaaagtaaaaatgACGGTTTGCATCTAAATAAGGCTCACCGAGAGTCCAGACAACATAGTATCCCAAGCCTTTAAAAAGTTCACTATTTGTTCGGTTTTTCCCAAGGTAAACTTGAAACCGTGGAATATAGTAACAATCCGAATCGGCAAGAAGCCAGACCTTTATGCCGAACTTATTTGGCCTCATCGGCATATACTGTTTGAAAGAGAGCCGTCCATTAAATTTAACAAGGCCTTCGTCgactgaaatattttttcccagaACAAATGCTTCTGCAAACTTTCTCTCAAGAAGAGTTACAAGCGGCCGTACTTTGCAGAGTAAATCGGACGCATCTTCATTGTTCGGGTTGCTTAGATGGATATATTTGGACACGGTAAAGAAACGATGCTTTGGCATCGTTTTCTTGAAGCCTTCCGAGGCAACAAAGTCATCAGACTCCCAGAGCATGCTAACCTGCGGCAGACTATGAATTCCGATTAAAATATTAAGCCCGGGAAATGCGGATATTTCATATCGTGTGGTGGTGAAATTTGCATCTCCTTTCGAGCGTGCGTAGGCGATGCTGTTTGCTGCCATCTCGTCGAGAAAATTATCATctataaaaagattgaaaaaacCTTTTGACTTAGCATTTGGTCCGAGATCTTTTGTCGGGCCATGGGGAATAGAAAAAGGTTCGACATTTATTTCACTGAGAGTGGACGACCAGTGAACAGCATTCGTCGCTTCTTGTTCCTCGGAACTTTGTTCGCTGTCGTTTTCTTCGCCCTCTTCTTCATCGACAAAGACATCAACATCGGAAGGACTGTCAATTTCTTCCCCATTTTCAGAGCTTGAATTGTTTTCTTCGCCAACAGATATCTCTTTTCGCGTCTGTTGTTCTCGAAGCTGTTCGATTTCTTCGACTGTAAAGCCGGCAaagatttcttcttcttcttcttcttcttcgtcagAAGAAAATAGAAAATCACTGGAAGCACGAGAATCCATCGCAAAGTTCGAtcgcaattttcaaaaattcgTATAAAATAATCTGCTGAATTTGGTCTCAAATGTAAGATAATTTATGCAGGTGACGTTTATGGAGGTCACGTTTATGTAAATTTCAAAGCTCAGGGGAGTTTCGTTTCTAAGCTACACCCAGTCAAATGAGGTTAGTTCTCAATGGGCGCATGAGGGCGCACTGGAATTTGAGAGGTTAAAGTGTCAGGCATCTGCTACAAAAAGTTTTGGCGAAAGAAAGACACAGCCAATCATTAATCTGTCAATGCTAGTTGAAAGCATTGCCTTCAAGAAGAAATCAATGCTTGCAGATAGAAAACACTCTAAAGTCAAAGGCTAGAGAGTGTGAATTTATAAGTAGTGACTTATTGTAGCATTTGACTAAAAAGTTGAGCcataaaacattttgatttaaaaacatttttaaaaaatgagaCATCTACAagtttttaaatcaaaatttttattgctcaacttcTTAGTCAAATGCTACAAAGAGAATTTAGCTAAAACAATTGCCTTCCTTGAACAAGAAATCAGTGATAAACATTACCAAACATGTGGAAGGTATTCCCCAATGGAATGTTGCTGTGAAAGCAGTGAAATCAGGATTTCACACAAAATGATAGAAAGCATGCATTAAGTCATGTTTATGTTAGCCTTGATTAATCTGTATTTCAAGCAATTCTCTTTGCCTATTGTTTGACAATTATATGGAGGCTTGCAGAAATTAGCAGTTGGGCTAGCTTGCCTTTGGGctggttaaatttgaattttaCAGCTTTCAGCAAAGGTCACCTGAAAATTTTTCTAATCAATTGAGAGATGAGCACATTTCGCTATCACACAGTGAATTTCTGCCATGCCCGACAACTTGTAATAAGCAAAGAGAATCGATTCGGCTCAATGATTTTCAATTAAAAAGGTCAACAGACAACAGTGACCCAAATGACCTATTACAAGAACAATCATTCAATAATTGACCGGTTAACTTGAATCAGAAATAACTCGCAGCgcttgaaaataaatttgtccCTTGGTTTTTGGCCGCTCGGTCAGTTAAAATGCTATCCAGAAGCGATACAAGTGAAAATTAATTTCTCAGTCTCCAAAACATGGCAGACCATGCACAGAATCGAGGCGTTAGGCGTGGGCGGCATGGAAAAGAGAAAGGGGAGCCTAATGGGAGTCCTTGTTGGGAAGCTCTTTctgttaggattagggttagggttggttCTCATTGCTTATTACAAGTTGTCGGGCATGGCTGAAAACTTGAACATTCTGTGATAGCGAAATGTGCTCATCTCTcaattgtttacaaaaattcATGTGACCTTTGCTGAAAGCTGTAAAATTCGAATTTAACTGACCCAAATTCAAATTGTTGCAAGCCTCCGTATGCATCAAAATTTTTTATCGCGGAACTTTTTAGTCCAATGCAACAATAAGTCACTACTTATAAATTCTCTTTCAATGCACACTCTCTAGACTTTTACTTTAAAGTGTTTTCAATCTGCAAACATTGATTTCTTCTAGAAGGCAATGCTTGCAACTAGCATTGAGAGGTTAATGATTGACTGTGTCATTGTTTCGTCAAAAATTTTTGTAGTAGATGCCTGACACTTTAAAGTCAATAAACAAGTAGAGTTTGAATGACGTTTATTATATATCACTCCACTTGTGTCATTCTTTCGTCTGCCTGTTTATAGGAAGAACGCGACCTGTGCCAATCATGTGGCATCCCTGCTTTATCCAGTCAAATTTGTCCATCGAGAGCATGGCCCAGAATTTAAGGATGTGCCGATCATTCAGCAATTGCGGGCCCAGGTCACCATCCTGCAGAAGGAAGGTGACATTGAAAGGCCATCGACGCGTGAGGATTTGGAAGCGCTTAATCGCTGTATCACCTGGTGAGTcatttaattgattaattaatatgTTTGGTGGGTCGCTCCAAGTATTTTATGGGAAAATTCCTTATCATTGTGGCACACAGTCTGTCCGCAACAACCAGGAATGCTCAGTACACTTGAGACGCTGCAATGAGATCTACAAAGAGTATTTATTTTCATGgttttcacaataattattgttatttctaGTAATTGAAATACTACCGTAGCAAACCAAAACATTGTTGACTCGTCAGCAAACAGCATTATTGACCATTCCCAATCAAAGTATTGTAGGAACGTATAGCATAATTAAAAAAGCAGCAGCCTATGATTCTTTAAAGACGCTCTTATTTTGAGAGTCGAAAGTTACCGAGAAACTAGGCATTGTATTCCGTAATGACTTTACCACAGTGATAATACTTATTATTGGCTGGCTCTGAACTAAGTAATGAACAATTCCCAGTCCAAATGAAGCTTGTGTTATTGTACTGTCAATAAgtattattcattttttttctttctcccaAACCGTCTCTACCCCAGGAAGGAGGTCGTCGAAGCAGTTAAATCTCAGTGGAGTCGATTCGAGGCCACCCATGGCATGCGACCAAAAGCTTGCGACCAAAAGCTTGCGAAAGCTGTGACCTTCTCATGTCggtgctgtttgtttttatcCCTCCTAATCGCAGCCTTGAAATCCAAACCTTAGAGCTGGTCGGGGATGATCGGGACATGATAGATGCTGGTGCACGCCAGATTAGCCAAAGGAACTTGGTATTCTTGCACAACGACAAAGCCCGTATACAGTTCAACAATTACAAAACCAAGAAATTTAGAGGCAGGGATGAGATGGAACTCAAGGTAAATAAATGTGTAGACCTGTACATCATTGTGACTCCCCAGACAGGGCATTCTCAGTCTATATACCTGGCAACTGAAATAATTGTCATAGAAATATTAATATCAGGATATATATAGTGGAGGATTATTATTTATAAGTGTTGCAAGCAATGAAGAAATGCTACTTATTTCATATGTGATtcagtttaaaataaagaagcCTAACCCTCTTCATGGCTTTCAAACTACTCCCAGGCCACTGCATCATTCATACCTTTAAAAGCTGAAACCAAATGGTGACACAGAAACTTTAAACCCTGAAAGGGATCAAACTTTCTTagtgctacaacaagttgcaaaaatagtggagacacttcaccttcttggggcgttattaattttcctattatctctcacattgcagcccccctccccccattatcagtgttgctagcaagacaaaaacaTGTTGGGAACtgaagcagtcaacattgaaagggggagaggggaaagcAAGTGGGataggtttaaattctagatacggcgggcattggaagctagaaaaggtgttttttaatgaaagtgtctcaacaattttgcaacttgttgtctgagttggttgtcactgtattgacgtgcggtcactttgtttattggaacgggaaggcgtctatcgtttgcgtttaatatgctgtttccaaaaaaaggctttaattctctgatctgctgtgaatggaaaatggccagcgataaactggattttggcggggtttcggtgtgacgtaatttgaaggcatttcagtgctttctgtgagtcaagtcgaaaatacacataatttggtacacgaaaaggtgtgatttccatcctttcgcttttaaaagtacgctagaaatatcctggaaccgatttcgaaataatttgccttaaacacctatatttccgtcgacacatgacatctaatgcacgcgcaacatgtacgaaattagctgtcgTTTACCGATGAGAAACAGAaataacctctcctttaactgcaatcgcttgccatttaaagggaacatccactttccgaaaaatgaattcttagcaaacattgttatacaaagatacattttcatagaggtccatttgtaacattacttattgctttcgggctagtctgctcCCAGAGAAGGGATTGGTAACACTTACTAGCAAGTCCtctaagtgacgtgtcgggtacaggctaattccatgttctttagAATGACCGACTGAGCACactgatcaaaagaaagcacccgattgtgctaaatcctttgcaagatttgttttacaatgcgatacaaaagtgaacaaatttgtaccggctacacattgTGACATTTATATGATtcggtctacacggtctaccacaacttttcactgagaaaataatatgatatcatatttcttgctgttgcgatggtagaccgtgcttggatggtagaccgttggtaaatggaatagacgatatgtacaggtTTTCTAACTGTGTcagctttattacgaatcacttggtaatgtattggattgattagaaaagaaagtacttgTTGAATTGTGCTGCTTCCTCGAAGATaggattttcaactgtaacgccaccatcccggtTGACATCACCaaaaaacacaataaatggtattgtgttacataatacgagccatgtgtaactttcggagcatcagatgtgcagtgcaaaatactttgctccctttagtatttggtacggagtcttctgttagcgatgataagtccaaacacgcgaaaatcgatgctaccgtatgtcaataattaatatcctttcgtgtttgctacaatgtgctttgcacttcgcgtgcaaacttctgaaatgtttcagagcttatacgatatttaatgattgtttctttagttacTGCTTTTCTACGTTGTAACGTTTCCCTATAGGATGCAAttccggactggcaaaattattgcaatcaatgagacaacaagttgcaaaaatagtggagacacttcaccttcttggggcgttattaattttcctattatctctcacattGCAGCCTCCCTCCCCCcattatcagtgttgctagcaagacgaAAATATGTTGGGAACtgaagcagtcaacattgaaagggggagaggggagagcaagtgggaaaggtttaaattctagatacggcgggcattggaagctagaaaaggtgttttttaatgaaagtgtctcaacaattttgcaacttgttgtggCACGATAATTATTCTGTACCAAATACGGCTTGTGAATATATGGTATTCACCCACACTGAGAAGCAATAAGAActtttaggaaaaaaagttaTTGATAATCAGTGAAAGGTTGTTCTTATCTAAGAGATGCTTAATCCTATTTAAGTAAACCATTCAGATTGGCTCACACAGCACATCTGAATTCCCACATGCACATATATCTACTGGTGTGCAATACTAATGGTCTACATGTCTGCGTAATAAATTTTGGTTTCGACAGTATTTTGATTTCTTTGGAGTCAATTACTTTTACATGGCTTGTGATATGTTGATTACTTGTCTTAGTAGCATTTCTCACCCAgctgttttgtttgcttttgatACCCTGAAGAGAAGTTGTTCAAGATCCTAAGAGATCATGTGAGGAAATAACAAACATCTATTGGCTACAGAAGCCAGTAGCCAGTTCTTGTTGCTGGTATTTGCTATTCAGGCGGATCTTGCCGTCTCTTTCTCCTAGTAAATCACCAAAATTGTCCTGTTGCAAATCCACAAaatcagcaaaacaaaaacttatcTGCTATGATGTTCCTGTTAccttctgttaaaaaaaaaaccaaaaaaaggaaaacagaaaataaCATTTGACTTATCCCAAAGAAATGTGTCAATTGCTGTAGACATTCTACCCCTGCAGGGAGGAGAAAGTACccttactttgctaatttcgcagcttctttctatgtttagttgaaaaaaaaaaaaaaacaatattcgccaactggaataataaattcaaaacaaaagaataaaaatgtgaaataacaGGCTTTAAAGTACggtaattcacacacaaaaactgatgccgacatgttcatttcatggtaCCGCTGCCGCCGCATAATTTTTCTAATATAAGTCGTGCATAAGGGGTGATTGTCAGCACacatgtaaacaaacattcacgggcaaaattttaaaacaccacaATATTCggcgcatcagtaaaatattcctagcaagcactgccttgaggtagagagtattttcccgtttcaagcgatttcttagagtcagtagatcctgagatgtcgattttttttagaatggatttttacaagcggtattATTCAATACAAGATCAAAAAAcaataggtaaaatgaggataattaaaccaatacttccttcaaatctgtgagtttcctcgtttgttgattatatctttaaaatgatgctttatttgTCTTAGTCTTTGTAAAACCGCTCAATGAACATGGCAAACAATGCGTGTGAAAACTTGATTTACTAATTATTACTAACACTCGCCCCAACTTTCTCTCAGCctatcaaaatggcgctcaGTGATCAATCGTAGAGATGGTGGCCTTCAACTCGCAATCTATAGAGTCTTAGCGTTAATACATTGATATTTAGGTcgttttaacaagacaaaccagaaatggcTAAGGAGAGTGTTTAAGGCTGCATTGTTAACAGccaattcttagcagaaaatgttatcgatCTTACGCTTTGAAAACAAGAACACGGAATATTCATCGCTCCACGTTTGTGGATTCTTATCCCGGTAATACAGTagcatgattttcttttgttttggggtgtgggtaataggccagtgcgggtaatctgttgaactttttttcccCTTACAACAAAAATAGACTGCTGCAGGTAATCTGCCATGCGGGTAAACATCCGGAAATTATGGTACTCACCACAAATTAAATAGGGTTCAACAAAGTTCCATGACATAACAGGATTACCCGGTAATGGAAATAACTTGGTTTCAAAAtcatcaacttaaaaaaaagttagggttagggttagggttagaaagtaatatcacacacgtgataaacgattttcaatttgcattagttttcatcgagagcatttaagtctattaggcaattaaagcgggaTAAATACGgcaatacacagtttttaggaacagtttcattaatggcttttatattttttccctacttactgttttagaatttaaaaattatcacattacccgcaccttcctataaccCACACCAACAACTGTTTGCGGGAAAATTAACAGATTACCCGTGGGTAATCacccggaaattacggtaactCCTTAACCCTTATATGAAAAGAAGAAGGACTATTCTAGCCCTAAAGAAATTGCCTTAAGGGGTTCTTCAAGTAAGGTTTAGCAGATAGAACTACAGTGAACCCAATTTAATTTAGGGTTAGGCTTCCCCGTCTTAGTAATCACATATGTGCCGTGCCTCTGATCACGTGATGAACTGCAAGGGAAGAAAGGGACAATTAGTTGTAACTTTGTTTGTAGTctaaataaaatagtttttaaatatGTTTACAAGTGTCTGTAGAACTTTTAACTTGAAAGAGGGTTTATCTTATAACCAAGGAAGGTTAGAATTGTGAAATCTTAGAACAGAACAAAATAGCTAGCCTCAAACATACCTTATGTCAAAACAGACTCCACATGCTGGTGGTCTTCCAGGCAGGGCCTTTGTCAGATTGCAATTGGCCTCGCGTCTAGTGACCTTGTTTGAGCACAATTCCTTACAGGCTTCTCTCTCATGCCATGGCAAGTATTCAGAGGTgggtgagggggaggggggggggtacttAGTGTACAATTCAAAAAGTGTCATCCATCTTTCACATTCAATCTGTCGATTTGAAGATGGCTCGTTGGAATAGACCTTTCCACGGTTTCTGATGCCATATGTGTAGGGCAAATGCTGCTTAAAAGACAGTGGATGTTGgcgatttttgcaaaatttgaaaatatgttTAGTCATGTTATTTGtctcattcattcaacagaaaattagGTCATTGCACATGGTGCAAAGTGTGAAATTTGGATGTTAGACATCTCGTTACGTCGCTTCAAATTGCGCAGGAATATGCATAGTTTTGATTGCAAGGATTTATATGAAATATACAAATTTAGTTTACGTTCGTTATAGGTTGATGCTGATCGTCATACTTCACAAAAATAATATCAATGGAAGTGCTTTTTGAGAAGTATTCTCGCGATCCACAACTGTTAAACAATGAAAGACTTACAATggttcaaagtcggcaaaaTTCCGATGCATTCCCTGAAATttaagccgtgtttgccccctaACCAACACGGTGTCAGAGACAATGAATAAGCCCAGATCGCCATTCATTTTCCCAAAACACATGCATGGCTGCAGGAAAACACTTATCGATACGAAATGAAATTTACCGCATGGTTCACCATTCCTAAGATCGATGATTCACGTGATCAACCACTCTTTTGTAGttgattggtgcattttagTGTACCACAGTACCCCAACAGAGGAAGTACCTTTACATGGCGTCTATTTATCAAATGATGGTTTCCTGGTCCCCCCCTTTTTGAAGGGTATTACCTAAGACCATTTTATGAGGTCTTAGAGGGTATCATCAGGTCACCAGCCTGACTCTTTGTCGCCAGGATATACACAATACAAAGAATGACAACGAACACAATACCCCCACtttcgatatgttaaaattcagtccaaaacaaaaggcgtCATGTCTTTATTCTGGTGAATAAACTAATACAAATCCTTGTACATATTCTCCAGAGATTCGACATGATGTCTTtcgtttaggactgaattttaatgtatcgaaacCCCTGAAATTTccgggataaaacaccaaaatatCCTAAAATTTTGGAAAGGGGCAAAAAGGATGGTAAGACTATAATACCCACTTCCCTAATACGTGAACAATAATGTTACCAATATTTTCAATGTTTGGGTTCCTTTATGTAAAACGCCTGGTTAAAATGACTTCCTTGATTCTTATAATTACTCGCCTGTTGCCAGAGTTAAAATGTAATTCCAAAATGGCAACACAGGCGAGAATGAGATAAGTTAGAAGTTTATGTACTTTGGCTTGAACATATCTGCTTTTTCATTACAACATGGTAAGGCATCCTAGAAGTGAATATGTACAAGATTACCAAACGTATCATTGTGAAATCCTAGGCATTGCTGCACCGCACAAACAAAATTGTCAACATTGCAAGGTTTGCCAAGGATGATTATTGCACCCTGTTGGCCATGTAAATGGGTGTCTACGAGAACCAGCTTTTCTTTTCTAATTCCTGCAAATAGCACTGTTTTCTCGTCTACTGTAAGAACTGCAAAGGAAGTATGCTGATTGTTGCAAAGGTCAAGGAGTTGATAGCGCATCGTGGAAGGTTGATGCGAATCACAGATTCTGACAGGGAAAGGTTGCCGAATGGAGACCTCCAACTTGTCACCAGCCACCATGGCTGCTTCGGCAGCAGAAAGATACCTTTGGGGTAAACTACCACGTGAACGGTCATAGAGATCATTTCCCACCTTGATACAGCCACAAACCAGAGTCACCCAAAGTGAGGGAAGCATTGGGGAGGGAAGAAGATCGCAATTGTGACCAtccacgggaaaaccaacaaaaaggtgatgacacgggcacgcgTGCATGAGACGGCACGCTGAGCGTGACATACAACATGCCATatgcgcatatttaatgagtagcacaatagatgtcacggtggcttttgttgtgcacactgagacactccaaaccttttgtttagcgTGGCGTGTTGCGTGTCAGATGCGTGCCAAAACAGGCAccgtaaaattgcaaaagtaatgcaaacgaaattcgtcctttgttctcgcgaattttccacgaaaagtcatcgaattttcgaacgatttttcgaacgatttttcgtagggtttgaagcgaaaaattcacgatctttctcgaaaattcgagatagCGAAATTCGAAGTAGCGAATTTTCGAGGTAACCAaacgaaaattcgagataacaaaatttgaagcagcGAATTTTTGTGACATGAATCGGCGGCCGCCAGATGTTGATGTCAACAACATCGCTGAACAAGCGTATGTGTGCGTAAATAAACGCGTTAAGGTTAGCGTAAATAAAGTCGTATCGAAAATAG
The Montipora capricornis isolate CH-2021 chromosome 10, ASM3666992v2, whole genome shotgun sequence genome window above contains:
- the LOC138020588 gene encoding piggyBac transposable element-derived protein 4-like, producing the protein MDSRASSDFLFSSDEEEEEEEEIFAGFTVEEIEQLREQQTRKEISVGEENNSSSENGEEIDSPSDVDVFVDEEEGEENDSEQSSEEQEATNAVHWSSTLSEINVEPFSIPHGPTKDLGPNAKSKGFFNLFIDDNFLDEMAANSIAYARSKGDANFTTTRYEISAFPGLNILIGIHSLPQVSMLWESDDFVASEGFKKTMPKHRFFTVSKYIHLSNPNNEDASDLLCKVRPLVTLLERKFAEAFVLGKNISVDEGLVKFNGRLSFKQYMPMRPNKFGIKVWLLADSDCYYIPRFQVYLGKNRTNSELFKGLGYYVVWTLGEPYLDANRHFYFENFFTSVDLVKSLHERNSYACGTVRLHRRDLPADLKRMKLVSGEIRTRQSGNLVVTLWRDKRVVSMLSTNVPPENEIHAVQQRNMRGRMKRVVPDDAKQKPMFTTLA